The Cololabis saira isolate AMF1-May2022 chromosome 5, fColSai1.1, whole genome shotgun sequence genome segment ACAGCAAAACAGACGGGGGAACCAGCGACGTGCACGCTTGTCTCACCCCCTCCTGCTCTTCTCCCATTTCAGATTCAGAGAAAGTGGACCGGCAGCGTTCACGAGCGAGAAACAGCGAAGGCGGGGATGTGCCGCAGAAATACTTCATAGTCACCAACAATCAGCTTTTACGAGTCAAGTACCTGCTCGTTTACTCTCAGAGGAAGAACCTCTCCAGGTAAAGAACCTCCAGGTGAACTGTGCACGTGTTTGGGTGTAGGTGCGCCGGCGTTAGTCAGACACATCACAACTGAGCCACATGACGGTTTCTCTTTATAACAATTTTGTGAATGCGTCCAGCTTTTATTGCTTTACTACAAATATAGAAATGTACCTGAAGCTGAAACAACAGTACAAAATTAAAGCCACTTTATGTAGTAataaacagtactcgagttgaggggggatgaggggggatgggaaCCCCCcgaaaataaaaacggtcaaaatcatcccccctgtaaaactgccatcccccctttccatcccgtatgtcatttcatcaatgaatgtggttttactgctatttcaacatttagagtcatcaccagaaaaataacagcagaaaaataacttatttgacaattgtcacctgtttcaagtaaattttcgcttgaaataagtaggaaaatctgccagtgggacaagatttatcttctcattacaagcaaaaaaatcttgttccactggcagatttttctacttattttaagggaaaatctacttgaaactttgaaaattgttgttgttttaagtgtaatgagattatttttttttactaaaatgagacattttaactagaaataagaatcttgttaagattttgagtttctgcagtgatccattttacttatcctgtgaaggacaggcatattgaagttcagaaaactgttttttattgttgtgttttgatgtatttgatgtaagcccagtggatatttaaagcttacagaaggctgcatttaactgctgctatgtcattcctgcagtatttctgcaggtgttttggtcagtgctatcatttgtaatatattatattatttgtattcagcacaaattatctgtccccatgtgataaaatccggcatcccccctgattttttttttttttacaactcgagtactggtaatAAAACATGGGGGCGTCTTGCTCTGTTGTGCTGACAAAAGAGCCCCTGACAGGATGGCGTTAGCTCGCTTCTAAGTGCAGGTCCTGACGTACAGCCGAGAGCGTTCTTGCTGCTCTCATGTGGTCAGAGCTGATATCAATTAaacatgacattattattattaaagtatGTAAACGGTTACGTATCGGCCTGTTGTCAATGTGCCTCTCTCGTGTCTCTCGGTCAGACATTCCCGCAGCGGCTCGTGGCTCCTGCGGCACCATTTCGCCATCATGATGACTCTTTACCTGTTGCTGCTCGTGTTCATCGGTgccttgaactcctccaccttccTGTCGTTCTGGAGCCGACTGTTCAGGTGACGAGACGGCAGCCAAGACATCGGCGACGACGGCCCACTGTGCCTTTCTGATCAGAGACTGACCGGAGACCCGAGCAACATAGTTTTGTGCACCTTTTATACTGTTTTCTTTCTGCTGGAGTCTTTTATTTCTACAAATAATTCCGATGATGTTATTCTGACGTGACACGCCTTCTTCACGCGGGTCCAGTTCTGGAAGGGTTCTGCTGCAATGAGACCACAGTGCATTTTAATAGTAATATGCAATCTTTCATGTGTACTTTCTGTGGTTTAGtaaactttttgtttttgtgggggATCTCGGCTGGTATGTGGTTCTAGTCCTCATTAATGCTGACTTATGCAACAACCACACTTCATAGTGGATAGATGATTCAAATAAGCTTTTATGTCCTCGCAGGAAATAAATGAGCACCTGCTTAAAGTTAAAAGCCTTTAAAATTTGACAACGAAGATTTTATTTGAAAGCGTTTCAGTCGCTCGCGAAAGTCAACGCGTTCCACTGAAACTCACATTTACTGCAGCTGGCGCATAAATGCTGTTTTTATCAGTGAAAAGAAAAGTGGGACAGATTTATGGGGCTGATAACGCCGGTGGGCGGCTTTGGTGACGGACCCAGTCCTCCTCATAAATAGCTTGTCATGTTATGGATATTTACAAAAGCTCAAACAAGTTGCAAAAGCAAGACCTTAATAAagcaaaattattattattattattattattattttcttgttttggtCCTTTTTGGACTAAATGGAACACTAAAGTGTAACAGCAGTTACTTCTAGTTTCCTGCTACATTTACcgtgggaggatgttggaggaAGATCTCGTCAAATCGAACCCTTTGATCAGAAAATGTTCACTAATGATTGATCGTACGACTACGAGTCAGCTCGGCCAACACTTCTATGATTTCTGACTCTCAGAATCagttttattggccaagtatgaacatgccagacagggaatttgactccggttattacgctcactgtacccagatttaaatattagcaaacagtaaatagacaaatgacagtaaatagacaaatgaggGAATGAAAACGGTTTCTTTAGACTGATGAAACCCTTGATAACAATTCGAAGTTACAGCACATCACTGATGCAAGTTGAAAGATGAAAGCAAATGCAGGCctttgttttggatttaaacCGGTTCCTTGTTGCGTAATCGTGTAGATAAACGGCGTCTGTCCCTCATGAGCAGCTTCTGAAGGCCACGGAACAACCGTCCCATTGTTGGTCCACACTTCAGTCTGTTTCTGTACTTGGTTATTGCTGCCTCATAAACGCCTGTTACTCAATAACCGTCCCCTGTGAGGGGCCGCGGTGATGGGGGGGCCGTGgaggtgtgtgtgggggggcggCGGTTTGAACAAAACTGGGTAATACTTTGCACCCCATGATTCACTAGCGTGTAGATCCACCTTTTAGCAGCAGCAAGTTGAAGTGGTTGTTTCCCATATTTAAGATTAAAATATTTATACTTTCTCCCATATTCTTTCACAGTAATCGATCTCCATTtgaggattaataaagtatttttgaatgaatTCAAAGGAATCAGGCTTCATCAGTGTCACATGGTTGTGGAGTAACGTTGGTCCAATGCTCAACAGTTTAAACGTCCCGCTGCAGCTTTTCAGCTGCTCTCAGGTCCGGACTTGGGCCGGACCGTCTAAGAACCTCCAGTCTTTTTACTTTCAGCCAGGATGTTGCAGATTTCCTGGTGTCCTCCTGCGGGacccagtagggctgggcgatatggaccaaaagtcatatctcgatattttctagcttaatggcgatactcgatatatatctcgatattttttctgtgccataattggagtttcccccaaagcattatagcatagcatctctgttagcttcatttttttctgaggcaaacccttaaaaaaaacagtcagttttaatacaaagcctcgtgtcaAATgccaggtacctttattaacagaggtctgcacaatatcaaaatgtataaaacaaatgaaataaaaataaactgcctgcatatatagaataaaatgcttcttgaataaaataaaacaaatatccctttcctgcataacaattacattaaaatacactgtacaattaatacagtgtagacagtaacaggcagacttttccactgaggttgacagttgtgcaaataacaaaacatttgtgcaaatctcaaataaaacattcaagtcaatttgtcacaaaataagctatatcaaaatttaatttttttttttttttttttttttttaaatcgatataaacgatattgtctcgtaccatatcgcgtttgaaaatatatcgatatatattaaaatctcgatatatcgcccagccctaggaccCAGCCTTGACCAAACTTGAACCGTCAGTCACCGCCTCTAGGATATTTTGTCATAAACAGAGAAGTTTGACGACTCAGAGACTAAAAGGGGCACACAGTTGTGGGAAAACTAGCAACTGTGTTTCCACCTGTGCACAATCTCAAGGTCCAACGTGTCTGAAATGGCTCTGGGATGTTTTCCAGATGGAGGTGCAGCAACGattgcttctctaagaccaCTACTTATGTCtctccctcttggcattgtgttcaCACACACCAGACTGCTGCAGAGCATCTGCTTTGATAGAAGCGTGCACGCTCCTTGATCAGACTTGGAGTGTTGCTACGGAGACGCGTTGTTGTGGATCTGTTCAGGCTTCACATGCAGGGCCGGACTGGGACAAAAAGTCCGGCCGATAGTCATGAACTCACTTAGGCCACCCTTACTCATACACtgcacacacattctcacactcgAGCAGGTGCTGCACACAACCACGAatccatgcacacacacatgcgcaagTAATCACCAAAAGCTCATTATTCTGTATCCAATTTGAATTTAAATGCTattagaacaaaactataagccACCAATCCATTGCTTCTTTCCCCCACTCATCAACGGATTCAATGCAACTGTCACAGCAGGACTCAACAACATAACTATTATTTTGTCTGTAAATTATTTCAATGCCAGATTACTATAGTAAATTGCCCATTATATTTAGCTGCTACTGATAcaaaaagtacataaaaataaacaatttgtttggcttttggtctataaaatggtgaaaaattttgagaaatctTGACCTCTGTTCcccaaaacccaagaaaatgtcCTCAAATAGCTTATTTTGTACAAAACAACAGTCCACAGTCCCAAGATATTCAATTTACTGTCATAGACGGGAGAAACcagaaaatatttatatttaagaaGCTGCAAACagagaattttgactttttattctttaaaaaTAAGACTCAAAATGATTAGTCAGTTATCCAAATAGTTGGCGATTAATTCAATAGTACATTAGTCATCGATTTAGTCGATTAATCGCTGCAGCTCTATTCTATATTAACAGCATAATCACATTTCTTATATAATTCAAACTTGAACAATTTGTTTTTCTACTATAGATTCCCTTGTAGCTGTACGCTCTTCTGAGCTACAACCAGGCTGAGATGACCCTGATATAAGGAGAAAGATTGTAATCATTACATCAGGAAAAACTCATCAATAGGACTGTAGGTCCCTGTAAATGTTacacattcattactcattGTTGAAGGAATTACTTGTGTATTACTGTGTAGCTACTGCCAGTTCATATTTATGACCTATGGACTGCATATTTTCCGTATGAATTTGtgagtttttaaatgcatttaaccagcaaagaaaaaaagttacaaTCACATAATTTACAGCAAAACCAGACAAACACACTGATAAACTGATTAAACCAAAAGCATTTCATGTGGATTAATAAAATCATCACTGGCACAGTTTGCAACTATTTCTGTGTTGGACAAGGAAAGATGTGGACAATTTACCAGTATGTGGACAGACTGGTATAGCAAAGCCGCCCAAGTATTAAAATATCAACCTGTCAGTTTAAGACAACACATAATTAACTAAATGTTTAATTTGATCCAGGTTACCAGGAAACCCAATATGACCTACTGTATTTCAAGGGATGGAATATCCACTTGTAGTTTTATGTTCAGGCTGATGTGAGGTTTAACAATATAGCAACCACTGCAACATTTAAAATAGAATAACGTTTTGACTGGATGTGGTACCAAGGTCATTATTACAGCTGCATAAAAGGGTTGATGGAGAATCTCAACAGTGGGCCCGATGGCCAGTCTGTTCACATGTGTTAGGTAACAGGATGAAAGGGAAGTGGTTTTTAGTCTGAAGTTGAATTTGTTGAAGACCCAGAGGTGTCGGAggatttttaaattacattttgattCAGAAAAGGCGTAACTTTCGGAAAAAAAATGACCTGGCGGTGTAAATACTGTCAGGTCTCGTCTTCGTCATTTCAACACAgttgtttcacatctttttattCAGGTTTAAATTACAAATGTACAGGTGACGTTATAAACGAGATTGTGTAAAGTTTCTTCCAGTTGAACACAATTAGCTGCCTTTCTTCCACCTCTCTAGCCAGGAGATGTCCCGGTTTCTTCTCTTCTGGGGTGAACCACCTCAGGGTGGGGGGGGCAGTCTGGGACCAGACACACAAAGTGCCCCCCCGTTTCACTCTGGAGACGAAAAGAAAAACGTGCACAAGTTTATTGGGATGGTGCTGGTTAGGATTGGTGCGTCTTCCTGTGTTTGTGCAGCTCCTCACCTGCAGGTCATTGTGGCACTCGGCGTGCTGGTGCACGCACCTGCCGAAGCGCTGCAGGCAGCCGGACTGGGCCGGGCCGCAGGTGAAGGTGCACGCTGGGAACCTCAGGAGGAGACAGCTGGAGCACGAGGTGTGCTGGCAGGAGCCCCGGCAGGCCCCGCTCCCCACCGACACCAGCCTGCACAGAGGGACGCTCAGgctgaaacatctgtgtgttcgtttgtctggtgctccataagaaaaccagtgaacagaatcaaatgtcaagacaagctttattatatcatgcacaatgtttccCAGCCGGAGGTAAACCTCTCTCAAACCACATAGGTACACTGTAAAACCTGATAAGTTAGTTGAACTCAAACTGTTTGAGGAAACCGATTGCCTAAAACCATTTAAGTTTATTAACTCAAACAATTCAAGTgtaaaaaaatattccattgAGGTTCAAGTAACTCAAATATTTATTGTTACGGTAACTTGGTTAAATAAATCTGATAGTACCATTTCATTCAgtaaactggacttaaaactAATACGTATTATACACCCATATGTAGTATTTCCTTgagatttatttaaaaagtgttGATTGTATTAATTTGCATCAAGCCAGACTAATTTAATTGAATCTTCTTTACATAAATGTTAGCACTTACGTTCAAGTTACTCAGTTTTATTCCTCTAAATTAAATTATCACATTCTAGTGGTCACAACTTCTAGCTCCTCAATTCATTTTAGGAAACCGATGGCCTTAAACCATTTTAGTTGTCATAACTTAAATAACTCAACTTTAAGTTGCTTTAACacaatacaaacacagacatcttataccagcttcaaacatttatttaatcaatTTGAGTTATCTTAACTGATGGCAATGAGTGACCACAAAGTTTAAGTTATTTCAACTTACTTCTGTTATTAAGATGTAAAATGCACACTGTGGTCATCGATCCAGTCGTATTTATGCTAAAAAGGGAGGTGGTTTTGCACCCCATCTGCCAAACATATCAGACCTTGAGCCGTATATATCCCTGTTTATTGCTTCCTACTTAAGAGGTCAACCCAGATAACGGATGAGACCCATCAGTGttaaaacatacagtacaaatcaaaagtttggacacacttccccatttgtttgaatgaggtgtgtccaaacttttggtctgtccTGTTTGTTTCTGTTCATTGTTTTCACCtaaagaaacagaaaatatctgaactattttcacagcctagtcataaaacaggagttgaccctgcaaatagagaaaaaccaccagtgtagaatcttatagtaaaacccttcaaacctttaaacaatttcataaaatcctaacaaggCGGCTGGTGCGAGGTGTTAAAGGATAACCTGGCGGAGCAGAGCGCGGACGGGTGGGCCTGGCAGAACTCCCTAGTGCAGTCCGGGTGACAGCTCTCCGGGGCCGGCGGGTCCATCACTGCACAACACACGTCTGTTAAATCATTGGCTCTGTCGGGTTCTGTATGAATCTGATGAGCGACGACAAAACACTTATTCTCTCAAggacagagaagagaagttaTTGCGTGAATCAGAGGACACCTGCTCAGGAGAGATTAAGAGATTCACTCTATTTACTctactctttttttctctcttttcgtactgcactactttttttctcattcaatttttattgaattttcttAGATACAAAACAACACGTACCAACATACAAAACCCACTAAAACATTCAAAATTGATTTTTGTCATTCAAAAGATGTACAAAGGGGCCATTGTCCATTATTCCCACTAAGTCACTTAaagtactgcactacttttattttttattccactgtatatactgtttatattttgtaattatatatttttacttttttcatacttcttttgctgcatgtgtgtgttgtgtgtactgctgctgcaagaagtgaatttccccactgatgAATAAAgggctatctatctatctatctatctatctatctatctatctatctagtactcgagttgtaaagaaaaatcaggggggatggtggattttatcatatggggacagataatttgtgctgattacaaatataatatattacaaatattagcactgaccaaaacacctgcagaaatactgcaggaatgacatagcagcagttaaatgcagccttctgtaagctttaaatatccactgggcttacatcaaatacatcaaaacacaacaataaaaaacagttttctgaatttatcaatatgactctgtccttcacaggataagtaaaatggatcactgcaaaaactcaaaatcttaagaatatttgtcttatttctagttaaaatgtctcattttagtaaaaaaaaaaaatctcattacacttaaaacaagactcatcactggaaaaaacaacaattttcacctgtttcaagtagattttcacttgaaataagtagaaaaatctgcatgtggaacaagatttttttgcttgtaatgataggataaatcttgtcccactggcagattttcctacttatttcaagtgaaaatttacttgaaacaggtgaaaattgtcaaataagttatttttctggtgttatttttctggtgatgactctaaatgttgaaataacagtaaaaccacaatcattgatgaaatgacataagggatggaaaggggggatggcagttttacaggggggatgatttggactgttgttatttcaggggggatgccatcccccctcatcccccctcacctcCAGTACtgcatctatctatccatccatccatatctatccatatatctatccatccatccatatccatccatccatccatccctacctACCTACCCACCCATCCATATCTACCTATCCACCTACTCATCGACCTATCCATCCACAAACAGCAGCAGAGACATGCAGCGATTGACTTCACCTGTTCTGCAGGTGCCGCTGCTCTCTGCCTCTGCATCAGCGTCTGAGTCCTGCTGCTCGCACACCAGGCCGTCGTCACACTTCCCCAGGTGGTCCCAGGCCCCCCCGCAGGCCTCCCCCTCCGTCCTGGCGCAGGCGGGGCAGCAGCCGCAGACCCCTGTGGTGACCCCCCCTCTACACCGGAGCCTCGGGGCCCGCCGGGGGGAGCAGTGGATCCTGCTGCAGGGGGGGCAGTGAAGGGCCCGCAGCTGGCGGGCATCTGCACCGCTGGAGCCCGGCTCTGACTCCAGCTCTGAGCCCAGAGACCCCACCCAGGCGCACAAGAAGAGGAGCCTCCACATGCCCGCCGTCAGCCCGCTGTTCTGATGGGGAGGggggctggcggcgtctttatGGGCCCCAACCCTCCCCAGCAGCCAATAGATGACAGATTCGGGGGGGTGGGTCTTATCTTCACACTATCAGCAGCAGATTATCAAGTCTGGGGAAGGTGTGAAGACGCCTCTTTGTATTCGGAGTCACGTGACCTCCGGAACACCTACAACAAGGTAACGACATGTTTCTGCAAAGAACAAAAGGATCAAGGCACCAGCACGTTATCTGACCAGGGCGTATCCGTGAGTAAAAGCTCCTGGCAGGATGTCAACAACAATAAAAGAACAACAATATCCCTGAAGTCGGTTCTGGTCCGTCTGCAGAACCTCCTTCAGTATTGACTGGTGGGGCGGGTGACGTCACAGCGGCTCCACGTGGAGGGATGGATTTGGTCTGTGGGTTCCTCGGCTGGCTCAGCCAGAGGGTTGGCGGTTCAATTCCCGTCCTCAGCAGTCAGCGGGTCCAGACGGGACCAGTCAGTTTGAGTTGATGAAGTGCTGCATAAATGTGTGG includes the following:
- the si:ch73-330k17.3 gene encoding IGFBP domain-containing protein, with product MWRLLFLCAWVGSLGSELESEPGSSGADARQLRALHCPPCSRIHCSPRRAPRLRCRGGVTTGVCGCCPACARTEGEACGGAWDHLGKCDDGLVCEQQDSDADAEAESSGTCRTVMDPPAPESCHPDCTREFCQAHPSALCSARLVSVGSGACRGSCQHTSCSSCLLLRFPACTFTCGPAQSGCLQRFGRCVHQHAECHNDLQSETGGHFVCLVPDCPPHPEVVHPRREETGTSPG